The Pseudomonas triclosanedens genome has a window encoding:
- a CDS encoding YgdI/YgdR family lipoprotein, with protein sequence MTKRMLPAFLLALGFGVLAGCSTPSVITLNDGREIQSVDKPKYDEESGFYEFEQLDGKTARVNKDQVRTVKDL encoded by the coding sequence ATGACCAAACGGATGCTTCCCGCCTTCCTGCTCGCCCTCGGCTTCGGAGTGCTTGCAGGTTGTTCCACACCGTCCGTCATCACGCTGAACGACGGCCGCGAGATTCAGTCCGTCGACAAGCCAAAGTACGACGAGGAGTCGGGCTTCTATGAGTTCGAACAGCTGGACGGCAAAACGGCCCGCGTGAACAAGGATCAGGTGCGGACCGTCAAAGACCTCTAA
- a CDS encoding glutaredoxin family protein, translated as MPPPCQLFGTLGCHLCEVAEGVLMPFVEHGLLVELVDIVEREEWVERYGLSIPVLRRCDTGAELDWPFDLDQVAHFLSC; from the coding sequence ATGCCCCCCCCATGCCAACTCTTCGGCACCCTCGGCTGTCACCTCTGCGAAGTGGCTGAAGGCGTGCTGATGCCCTTCGTCGAGCATGGCCTGCTGGTCGAGTTGGTGGATATCGTCGAGCGGGAAGAGTGGGTCGAGCGCTATGGCCTGAGCATCCCGGTGCTGCGCCGCTGCGATACCGGTGCGGAGCTCGACTGGCCCTTCGATCTGGATCAGGTCGCCCACTTCCTCAGTTGCTGA